One genomic segment of Epinephelus fuscoguttatus linkage group LG19, E.fuscoguttatus.final_Chr_v1 includes these proteins:
- the LOC125879914 gene encoding casein kinase I — MELRVGNKYRLGRKIGSGSFGDIYLGANIATGEEVAIKLECVKTKHPQLHIESKFYKMMQGGVGIPSIKWCGAEGDYNVMVMELLGPSLEDLFNFCSRKFSLKTVLLLADQMISRIEYIHSKNFIHRDVKPDNFLMGLGKKGNLVYIIDFGLAKKYRDARTHQHIPYRENKNLTGTARYASINTHLGIEQSRRDDLESLGYVLMYFNLGSLPWQGLKAATKRQKYERISEKKMSTPIEVLCKGYPSEFSTYLNFCRSLRFDDKPDYSYLRQLFRNLFHRQGFSYDYVFDWNMLKFGASRTAEDGDRERRTGDERDERIGGAPRGSASRGLPPGPNPAAANRVRNGPEQAISNPASRVQQSGNTSPRAISRAERERKVSMRLHRGAPANVSSSDLTARHDQSRISTSQVSVPFEHMGK; from the exons ATGGAGCTGAGAGTGGGGAACAAGTACCGGCTCGGGCGAAAGATAGGGAGTGGTTCCTTTGGCGACATTTATCTTG GTGCCAACATTGCCACTGGTGAGGAGGTAGCCATCAAGCTGGAATGTGTGAAGACCAAACACCCACAGTTGCACATTGAAAGCAAGTTCTACAAGATGATGCAAGGAGGAG TGGGTATTCCATCGATAAAGTGGTGTGGTGCAGAGGGAGACTACAACGTAATGGTCATGGAGCTGCTCGGTCCCAGTCTGGAGGACCTTTTCAACTTTTGCTCCCGGAAGTTCAGCCTAAAGACTGTCCTGCTTTTGGCAGACCAGATG ATCAGTCGCATTGAGTACATCCACTCCAAGAATTTCATCCATCGGGATGTTAAGCCTGACAACTTCCTGATGGGGCTTGGCAAGAAGGGCAACCTGGTGTACATCATCGACTTTGGCCTGGCCAAAAAGTACCGCGACGCCCGCACACACCAGCACATCCCTTACAGGGAGAACAAGAACCTGACTGGCACAGCGCGCTACGCCTCCATCAACACACATCTTGGAATCG agcAGTCCAGACGTGACGACCTGGAGTCCCTCGGCTACGTCCTCATGTACTTCAACCTGGGCTCCCTCCCCTGGCAGGGCCTCAAGGCCGCTACCAAGAGACAGAAGTACGAACGAATCAGTGAGAAGAAAATGTCCACACCCATTGAGGTTCTGTGCAAAGGATACCCTT CTGAGTTCTCCACATACCTGAATTTCTGCCGTTCACTTCGTTTTGACGACAAGCCAGACTACTCTTACCTACGACAGCTCTTCAGGAATCTGTTCCACCGCCAGGGTTTCTCCTATGATTATGTCTTCGACTGGAACATGCTCAAATTT GGTGCCAGCCGAACAGCTGAGGATGGGGATCGGGAGAGGAGGACGGGGGATGAGAGGGATGAGCGGATTGGAGGAGCCCCCAGGGGGTCTGCATCGCGGGGCCTCCCCCCAGGTCCCAACCCAGCAGCTGCCAACAGAGTCAGGAACGGTCCAGAGCAGGCCATCTCTAACCCTGCCTCACGGGTCCAGCAGTCCG GGAACACGTCGCCTCGTGCAATTTCTcgtgcagagagggagaggaaggtgaGCATGCGGCTTCACCGCGGAGCTCCTGCCAATGTATCGTCCTCTGACCTCACAGCCCGTCATGACCAATCCAGAATTTCCACATCACAG GTCAGCGTGCCATTCGAGCACATGGGGAAGTAG